In Antarcticibacterium arcticum, the genomic stretch CCCCAAATAGGTTTAACGAAAATTGCCCTGCAAAAATATTACAGGGCAATTAGATTTATATTTTCGTCTAACGTCTACAAATGTATTACTTCATCATAAGCCGCAGCTACCGCTTCCATTACAGCCTCACTCATTGTAGGATGGGGATGAATAGCTTTTAACACTTCGTGTCCGGTAGTTTCAAGTTTACGTCCTAACACAGCTTCCGCAATCATATCTGTAACTCCTGCGCCAATCATATGGCACCCTAACCATTCCCCGTATTTGGCATCAAAGATCACTTTCACAAAACCATCTGGAGTTCCGGCGGCTTTAGCTTTTCCTGAAGCTGAGAATGGGAATTTTCCAATCTTTAATTCGTAACCGGCTTCTTTTGCCTGTTTTTCAGTCATTCCTACAGATGCTATTTCGGGAGTAGCATAAGTACAACCCGGAATATTACCGTAATCAATTGGATCTACGTGCATTCCCTTGATCTTTTCAACACAGGTAATACCTTCCGCAGATGCCACGTGTGCCAGTGCTGGTCCTGCAACTACATCACCAATTGCATAAATACCCGCTACATTGGTCTGGTACCACTCATTAACCACGATCTTGTCCTTATCTGTCTTTATTCCAAGATCTTCAAGCCCAATATTTTCAGTATTAGTTTTAATTCCCACAGCGGAAAGTACTATGTCTGCTTCAAGAGAAATTTCTCCTTTGGCAGTTTTCACTTTTGCCTTTACACCTTTTCCTGAAGTATCAACGCTTTCTACTGAAGAATTGGTCATTACCGTAATTCCCGCCTTTTTGATGCTTCTCTCAAATTGTTTGGAGATCTCCTCATCTTCCAATGGCACAACATTTGGCAAAAACTCCACGATGGTAACCTCTGTTCCCATGGCATTGTAAAAATGTGCAAATTCAACTCCAATTGCCCCGGAGCCTACCACTATCATAGATTTTGGTTGCTCCTTAAGGGTCATTGCCTCACGGTATCCAATGATCTTTTTTCCATCCTGCTTAAGGCTTGGAAGTTCTCTGGATCTTGCACCTGTGGCTACTATAATATGGTCTGCCTGGTATTCGGCAGTCTTTTCATTCTTATCTGTTACAGCAACTTTTTTACCTGCCTTTAATTTTCCAAAACCTTCAATTACGTCAATTTTGTTTTTTTTCATAAGGAACTGAACTCCTTTGCTCATTCCTTCCGCCACGTTCCTGCTGCGTTTTACCACGGCGCTAAAATCCTTATCAGGGTTTTGAAGTGTTAATCCGTAATCTTCGGCATGTTTTAAAT encodes the following:
- the lpdA gene encoding dihydrolipoyl dehydrogenase, which produces MSKYDIIVLGSGPGGYVTAIRASQLGFKTAIVEKESLGGVCLNWGCIPTKALLKSAQVFDYLKHAEDYGLTLQNPDKDFSAVVKRSRNVAEGMSKGVQFLMKKNKIDVIEGFGKLKAGKKVAVTDKNEKTAEYQADHIIVATGARSRELPSLKQDGKKIIGYREAMTLKEQPKSMIVVGSGAIGVEFAHFYNAMGTEVTIVEFLPNVVPLEDEEISKQFERSIKKAGITVMTNSSVESVDTSGKGVKAKVKTAKGEISLEADIVLSAVGIKTNTENIGLEDLGIKTDKDKIVVNEWYQTNVAGIYAIGDVVAGPALAHVASAEGITCVEKIKGMHVDPIDYGNIPGCTYATPEIASVGMTEKQAKEAGYELKIGKFPFSASGKAKAAGTPDGFVKVIFDAKYGEWLGCHMIGAGVTDMIAEAVLGRKLETTGHEVLKAIHPHPTMSEAVMEAVAAAYDEVIHL